The following proteins come from a genomic window of Posidoniimonas polymericola:
- a CDS encoding S9 family peptidase, with the protein MLRKFCFMAAELGLFFALLSVAVSGCSKPSDSGSYPANADDAPAFDPKADTPVDPGNDGAKVQPIPNADADDPDVQPIPNATGTPPVTETKAQEAPMADRMSDVPLIPRETLFGDPERAQARLSPDGKWLSFMAPVKNDDGFGILNVWVAPVDNLDAAEPVTKDTKRPIGSHSWAYDSKHILYNQDKEGDENFHLYATNVETKETKDLTPIDGVRGELQEASDKFPGELLVGFNDRNPQLHDIYRVNIATGDRKLVQLNPGMVEQGFVAGFLTDDDFNVRMAIAFSQTGGQVWLTPTGEPGEGGYGEDAWEQSEEFTAIDAMTSGPAGFDKTNRVLYFQDSRDRDTSAQFSKNLDAGNVELIADDPRADVGGVLAHPTKKTLQAVSFTYSRREWKVLDPSIQADIDYLTDFQDGEFIVTSRTQDDAQWTVAYILDNGPVKFYRYTRPADGGASSAEGAGDRKMHFLFNNRDDLDDYPLVKMHTPVIKSRDGLNLVSYLSLPPGTDPDGDGVPDQPVPLVLDVHGGPWARDGWGLNASHQWLANRGYAVLNVNYRGSTGFGKNFINAANGEWSGKMHDDLLDAVKWAVGEGIAQEDKIAIMGGSYGGYATLVGMTYTPTTFACGVDIVGPSSLVTLLENAPPYWASFMPVMKIRVGDWTTEEGKAELLKKSPLSLVDKIERPLLIGQGANDPRVTQVEADQIVAAMEEKQIPVTYVLYPDEGHGFHRPPNRKSFNAVTEAFLAENLGGRFEPIGPAFDGASIRVPVGADEVPGLKDELSEEQMTMPEVE; encoded by the coding sequence ATGCTTCGCAAGTTCTGCTTCATGGCGGCCGAACTCGGCCTGTTCTTTGCGCTCTTGTCGGTCGCGGTGAGCGGCTGCAGCAAGCCGTCCGATTCGGGCTCGTACCCCGCAAACGCCGACGACGCGCCTGCCTTCGACCCCAAGGCCGACACGCCGGTCGATCCTGGCAACGACGGCGCGAAGGTGCAGCCGATCCCCAACGCCGACGCCGACGACCCCGACGTGCAGCCCATCCCTAACGCCACCGGGACTCCCCCGGTCACCGAAACCAAAGCGCAGGAGGCCCCGATGGCCGACCGCATGTCCGACGTGCCGCTGATCCCCCGCGAGACTTTGTTCGGCGACCCCGAGCGGGCCCAGGCGCGGCTCAGCCCCGACGGCAAGTGGCTCAGCTTCATGGCGCCGGTCAAGAACGACGACGGCTTCGGCATCCTCAACGTCTGGGTCGCGCCGGTCGACAACCTCGACGCCGCCGAGCCGGTCACCAAGGACACCAAGCGGCCGATCGGCTCGCACAGCTGGGCCTACGACTCCAAGCACATCCTGTACAACCAGGACAAGGAAGGCGACGAGAATTTCCACCTCTACGCCACCAATGTCGAGACCAAAGAGACCAAGGACCTCACGCCGATCGACGGCGTCCGCGGCGAGCTTCAGGAGGCCTCCGACAAGTTCCCGGGCGAGCTGCTGGTCGGCTTCAACGACCGCAACCCGCAGCTGCACGACATCTACCGCGTCAATATCGCGACCGGCGATCGCAAGCTGGTGCAGCTCAACCCCGGCATGGTCGAGCAGGGCTTTGTCGCCGGCTTCCTGACCGACGACGACTTCAACGTTCGCATGGCGATCGCCTTCAGCCAGACCGGCGGCCAGGTGTGGCTCACCCCGACCGGCGAGCCGGGCGAAGGGGGATACGGCGAGGACGCCTGGGAGCAGTCCGAGGAGTTCACCGCCATCGACGCCATGACCAGCGGCCCGGCCGGCTTCGACAAGACCAACCGCGTGCTCTACTTCCAGGACAGCCGAGACCGCGACACCTCGGCCCAGTTCAGCAAGAACCTTGATGCCGGCAACGTCGAGCTGATCGCCGACGACCCGCGGGCCGACGTCGGCGGCGTGCTGGCGCACCCGACCAAGAAGACCCTGCAGGCGGTGTCGTTCACGTACAGCCGCCGCGAGTGGAAGGTGCTCGACCCGAGCATCCAGGCCGACATCGACTACCTGACCGATTTCCAGGACGGCGAGTTCATCGTCACCAGCCGCACGCAGGACGACGCGCAGTGGACCGTGGCCTACATCCTCGACAACGGCCCGGTGAAGTTCTACCGCTACACCCGCCCTGCAGACGGCGGCGCGTCTTCTGCTGAGGGCGCCGGTGATCGCAAGATGCACTTCTTGTTCAACAACCGCGACGACCTCGACGACTACCCGCTGGTCAAGATGCACACGCCGGTCATCAAAAGCCGCGACGGGCTGAACCTGGTGAGCTACCTGTCGCTGCCGCCGGGCACGGACCCGGACGGCGATGGCGTTCCGGACCAGCCGGTCCCGCTGGTGCTCGACGTGCACGGCGGCCCCTGGGCCCGTGACGGCTGGGGGCTGAACGCGTCGCACCAGTGGCTGGCGAACCGCGGCTACGCGGTGCTGAACGTCAACTACCGCGGCTCGACCGGCTTCGGCAAGAACTTTATCAACGCCGCCAACGGCGAGTGGTCCGGCAAGATGCACGACGACCTGTTGGACGCCGTGAAGTGGGCGGTCGGCGAAGGCATCGCCCAAGAGGACAAGATCGCGATCATGGGCGGCAGCTACGGCGGCTACGCCACACTGGTTGGCATGACCTACACGCCGACCACGTTCGCCTGCGGCGTCGACATCGTCGGCCCGTCGAGCCTGGTGACGCTGCTCGAGAACGCCCCGCCGTACTGGGCGTCGTTCATGCCGGTGATGAAGATCCGCGTTGGCGACTGGACCACCGAAGAGGGCAAGGCCGAGCTGCTGAAGAAGTCGCCGCTGTCGCTGGTCGACAAGATCGAGCGGCCGCTGTTGATCGGCCAGGGCGCCAACGACCCCCGCGTCACCCAGGTCGAGGCCGACCAAATCGTCGCGGCGATGGAGGAGAAGCAGATCCCGGTCACGTATGTGCTGTACCCGGACGAGGGCCACGGCTTCCACCGCCCCCCAAACCGCAAGAGTTTTAACGCGGTGACCGAGGCCTTCCTGGCCGAGAACTTGGGCGGCCGCTTCGAGCCGATCGGCCCGGCGTTCGACGGCGCCAGCATCCGCGTGCCGGTCGGCGCCGACGAGGTGCCCGGGCTGAAGGACGAGCTGAGCGAAGAGCAGATGACGATGCCGGAGGTGGAGTAG
- a CDS encoding ComEC/Rec2 family competence protein produces the protein MSPYSPQLWTPAALEERRQRGRLAPYEPLVAVAAAAAAGVVADRYASVSLWWVVIGAAAWLAWLTLWRGGRCWWSSIALLIGISALAGGWHHSHWRLFAADDLGRFAGQIAEPVCVEAIALESPALQPTPEPSPYRAIPGSESSRVELRLVALRDGARWRGVAGRCVLTSNGQLTGVRAGDRVRVFGQLRAPPSALNPGEFDYALDQRAQQRLSLLRCVSPECVAVTERGGWSVGRVLDAVRVWGDQRLRARLGPEAGGLAAAMIVGAQDRLPDETIERFRHAGTLHVLVVSGLHVGLVVSAFYFVGRMGWAPRRWSLVVLMVAIASYAAVTGARPPVVRAAVLAELMCLALWTGRTVLAMNSLAAAAVVVLAMSPCELFRTGAQLSFLAAATLIWFGRRQLDRREALDPLARLLRSVESPPKKLARWCATSSWLIFVATVAVWLTAAPLMMRQYHLLSPVAMPLSVAAFPLVAVSVISGLLVLAAEVTAPFVAPLFASVSWLACTWLDRAIDYAAVAPGSHAYVAGPALWWTLTAYALMAAALRWGGRAAVRRGLVYAGLLLVAAGFAPAVVEAARGGKDPGGELRCTFIAVGHGVCVLIEPPGGGVFLYDAGSLGSPWMATEKISSVLWSKGITRIDGVLLSHADVDHFNALPGLLDRFTVGGVYTTNMLLPRRLLPDEQTAPAALKRLLDERGVPVEKLALGDQLKLGGVAVEVLHPTVMGVVDTDNANSLVIGLEHAGRRVLLPGDLEGRGLEELLLQEPYDCDVLLVPHHGSPRSDPPGLADWCRPEHVVISSAAGVYSDQASDSYRESGARVLSTSEGGAAEFVIGRGGIAVRSFRGGAGGQP, from the coding sequence TTGTCGCCGTACTCCCCACAACTCTGGACGCCCGCGGCGCTCGAAGAGCGTCGGCAACGCGGCCGGCTTGCGCCCTATGAGCCACTGGTGGCGGTCGCGGCCGCGGCGGCGGCGGGCGTGGTGGCCGATCGGTACGCGAGTGTCTCGCTGTGGTGGGTAGTGATTGGCGCCGCGGCGTGGCTCGCCTGGTTAACGCTGTGGAGGGGAGGGCGGTGCTGGTGGTCGTCGATCGCCCTGCTGATCGGCATCAGCGCGCTCGCCGGCGGCTGGCACCACTCGCACTGGCGGCTGTTCGCGGCCGACGACCTGGGACGCTTCGCGGGGCAGATTGCCGAGCCGGTCTGCGTCGAGGCGATCGCCCTCGAGTCCCCGGCCCTCCAGCCGACGCCCGAGCCTTCGCCGTACCGCGCGATCCCCGGCAGCGAGTCGAGCCGCGTCGAGCTCCGGTTGGTTGCGCTGCGTGACGGCGCCAGGTGGCGCGGCGTCGCGGGCCGCTGTGTGCTGACCAGCAATGGTCAGCTGACGGGCGTCCGCGCCGGCGACCGTGTGCGGGTGTTCGGTCAGCTGCGGGCGCCGCCGTCGGCGCTGAACCCGGGCGAGTTCGACTACGCGCTCGATCAACGCGCCCAGCAGCGGCTGAGCCTGCTGCGGTGCGTGTCGCCGGAGTGCGTCGCGGTGACCGAGCGTGGCGGGTGGTCGGTCGGCCGCGTGCTGGACGCGGTGCGGGTGTGGGGCGACCAGCGGCTGCGGGCCAGGCTGGGGCCCGAGGCGGGCGGCCTAGCGGCGGCGATGATTGTTGGCGCCCAGGACCGACTGCCGGACGAGACCATCGAGCGGTTCCGCCACGCCGGCACGCTGCACGTGCTGGTGGTGTCGGGCCTGCACGTCGGGCTGGTGGTGTCGGCGTTCTACTTTGTGGGGCGGATGGGCTGGGCTCCGCGGCGGTGGTCGCTGGTGGTGCTGATGGTCGCGATCGCGTCGTACGCCGCGGTGACCGGCGCACGGCCGCCGGTGGTGCGGGCGGCGGTGCTGGCCGAGCTGATGTGCCTGGCGCTGTGGACAGGACGGACGGTGCTGGCGATGAACTCGCTGGCGGCGGCCGCGGTGGTGGTGCTGGCGATGAGCCCCTGCGAGCTGTTCCGCACCGGCGCTCAGCTCAGCTTCCTCGCCGCCGCGACGCTGATCTGGTTCGGTCGCCGGCAGCTCGACCGCCGCGAGGCGCTCGATCCGCTGGCCCGGCTGCTCCGCTCGGTCGAATCGCCGCCCAAGAAGCTCGCGCGGTGGTGCGCGACGTCGAGCTGGCTGATCTTCGTGGCGACCGTCGCCGTTTGGCTGACCGCGGCGCCGCTGATGATGCGTCAGTACCACCTGTTGTCGCCGGTGGCGATGCCGTTGTCGGTCGCGGCGTTCCCGTTGGTGGCGGTGTCGGTCATCTCTGGGCTGCTGGTGCTGGCCGCCGAGGTCACGGCGCCGTTCGTGGCGCCGCTGTTCGCGTCGGTTAGCTGGTTGGCGTGCACTTGGCTCGACCGCGCGATCGACTACGCCGCGGTCGCGCCGGGGAGCCACGCGTACGTTGCCGGGCCGGCGCTGTGGTGGACGCTCACCGCGTACGCGCTGATGGCCGCCGCGCTACGCTGGGGCGGCCGCGCGGCGGTGCGACGCGGGCTGGTCTACGCCGGCCTGCTGCTGGTGGCGGCGGGATTCGCGCCGGCCGTGGTCGAGGCGGCCCGCGGCGGCAAGGACCCGGGCGGTGAGCTCCGCTGCACGTTTATCGCCGTGGGACACGGCGTCTGTGTGCTGATCGAGCCGCCCGGCGGCGGCGTGTTTTTGTACGACGCGGGCTCGCTCGGCTCGCCGTGGATGGCGACCGAGAAGATCTCGTCCGTGCTGTGGTCGAAGGGCATCACAAGAATTGATGGCGTGCTGCTCTCGCACGCCGACGTCGACCACTTCAACGCGCTGCCGGGCCTGCTCGATCGCTTCACGGTTGGCGGCGTCTACACGACCAACATGCTGCTGCCGCGGCGGCTCCTGCCGGACGAGCAGACCGCGCCGGCGGCACTCAAGCGGCTGCTCGACGAGCGCGGCGTGCCGGTCGAGAAGCTCGCGCTCGGCGACCAGTTGAAGCTTGGCGGTGTAGCGGTTGAGGTGTTGCACCCCACCGTCATGGGCGTGGTCGACACCGACAACGCCAACAGCCTGGTGATCGGCCTCGAGCACGCCGGCCGCCGCGTGCTGCTGCCGGGCGACCTCGAGGGCCGCGGCCTCGAGGAGCTCTTGCTGCAGGAGCCGTACGACTGCGACGTGCTGCTCGTCCCGCACCACGGCTCCCCCCGCAGCGACCCGCCCGGCCTGGCCGACTGGTGCCGCCCGGAGCACGTGGTGATCAGCAGCGCCGCCGGCGTCTACTCCGACCAGGCGAGCGACAGCTACCGGGAGAGCGGCGCGCGGGTGCTGTCGACCTCAGAGGGCGGCGCGGCCGAGTTCGTCATCGGTCGGGGCGGCATCGCGGTGCGGAGCTTCCGAGGCGGAGCGGGCGGCCAGCCGTGA
- a CDS encoding acyl-CoA desaturase — MSVIPTDPVTAPPKSKRVKPVASAKVDELSHPSQQANTRALWSRGLDWPVVIWIIAVHSLAVMAPFYFSWQALATCVVLILMTGSLGVCMGYHRLLTHGSFKTYKPVRWLLAFLGGLSGEGSALTWVANHRKHHAFSDHDGDPHSPRHGAIWSHITWFFPNRGMKWQKEILQRYAPDIMKDKMMIVLHKLFLPTHVVCGLVLFAVGYFGTAIGLGGLNGGLSMLAWGTGIRMLYVFHVTWFVNSISHMWGYRNYETTDDSRNNWLVGLLAFGEGWHNNHHAYQRVASQGHKWWEVDPTYWMILLMEKTGLAWDVVRLKDVIRTTKPA, encoded by the coding sequence ATGTCCGTTATCCCTACCGATCCTGTAACCGCGCCGCCCAAGAGCAAGCGGGTGAAGCCCGTCGCGAGCGCCAAGGTCGACGAGCTGTCGCACCCGTCGCAGCAGGCCAACACCCGGGCCCTGTGGAGCAGGGGCCTCGACTGGCCGGTCGTGATCTGGATTATCGCCGTGCACTCGCTCGCGGTGATGGCCCCGTTCTACTTCAGCTGGCAGGCGCTGGCGACCTGCGTCGTGCTGATCCTGATGACCGGCTCGCTGGGCGTCTGCATGGGCTACCACCGGCTGCTGACGCACGGCAGCTTCAAGACCTACAAGCCGGTCCGCTGGCTCCTGGCGTTCCTCGGCGGGCTGTCGGGCGAGGGCTCGGCCCTGACCTGGGTGGCCAACCACCGCAAGCACCACGCCTTCAGCGACCACGACGGCGACCCCCACTCCCCGCGGCACGGAGCGATCTGGAGCCATATCACCTGGTTCTTCCCGAACCGCGGCATGAAGTGGCAGAAGGAGATCCTGCAGCGCTACGCCCCGGACATCATGAAGGACAAGATGATGATTGTCCTGCACAAGCTGTTCCTGCCGACCCACGTGGTGTGCGGTCTGGTGCTGTTCGCGGTCGGCTACTTCGGCACGGCGATTGGCCTGGGCGGCTTGAACGGCGGCCTGTCGATGCTCGCCTGGGGCACCGGCATCCGGATGCTGTACGTGTTCCACGTCACCTGGTTTGTGAACTCGATCTCGCACATGTGGGGCTACCGCAACTACGAGACCACCGACGACAGCCGCAACAACTGGCTGGTCGGCCTGCTGGCCTTCGGCGAGGGCTGGCACAACAACCACCACGCCTACCAGCGGGTCGCCTCGCAGGGCCACAAGTGGTGGGAAGTCGACCCCACCTACTGGATGATCCTGCTGATGGAAAAGACCGGCCTGGCGTGGGACGTGGTGCGTCTGAAGGACGTCATCCGCACGACCAAACCCGCCTAA
- a CDS encoding FAD-dependent oxidoreductase, with protein sequence MDQDLPLIVGAGPVGLAAALLLTEASPDGRPGPRIIDSQRSSRQLSKALAVNPRTLRILGPSGVAARMLELGKPITTAMVHARGRVVARVDLAQAGGEHPFMLALSQATSERLLGEALAERGVAVERGVTLAKCRVAGERAAAELHHPDGRLEQVTAPWILAADGAHSTVREQLGIALPGTTCEQRWRLVDVRIETPLAEDAAHIVQLPRGFGFLIRVVTGDEPSDGQLPLWRIITNTADPCGAIRDAGLLRHYERPDWASEFKVSHRAAASMQHGPFLLAGDAAHLHSPLGARGMNLGIEDAWALAELAAKGQLNRYGALRTPVDHRVVKKIDRITHIVRGESAATRAARRVMVALLAHVPAVQRAMVRTVMGLDHVLGV encoded by the coding sequence ATGGACCAAGATCTCCCGCTGATCGTCGGGGCTGGGCCGGTCGGCCTCGCCGCCGCGTTGCTGCTGACCGAAGCGAGCCCCGACGGCCGCCCCGGTCCCAGGATTATCGACTCCCAGCGGTCGTCCCGCCAGCTTTCCAAGGCCCTGGCCGTCAACCCGCGGACCCTCCGGATCCTTGGCCCCTCGGGCGTCGCCGCTAGGATGCTCGAACTCGGCAAGCCGATCACCACCGCGATGGTCCACGCCCGCGGCAGGGTCGTCGCCCGGGTCGACCTCGCCCAGGCAGGCGGCGAGCACCCGTTCATGCTGGCCCTCTCGCAGGCGACCTCCGAGCGGCTGCTCGGGGAGGCCCTGGCCGAGCGCGGCGTTGCGGTCGAGCGGGGCGTGACGCTGGCCAAGTGCCGCGTCGCCGGCGAACGGGCCGCCGCCGAGTTGCACCACCCCGACGGGCGGCTCGAGCAGGTCACCGCCCCGTGGATCCTGGCCGCCGACGGCGCCCACAGCACGGTCCGCGAGCAGTTGGGCATCGCCCTGCCCGGCACGACCTGCGAGCAGCGGTGGCGGCTGGTCGACGTGCGGATCGAAACGCCGCTGGCCGAGGACGCCGCGCACATCGTGCAGCTGCCGCGGGGCTTTGGCTTCCTGATCCGGGTCGTGACCGGCGACGAACCCAGCGACGGCCAGCTCCCGCTGTGGCGGATCATTACCAACACCGCCGACCCGTGCGGCGCGATCCGCGACGCCGGCCTGCTGCGGCATTACGAGCGGCCCGACTGGGCGTCGGAGTTCAAGGTGTCGCACCGCGCGGCCGCATCGATGCAGCACGGCCCGTTCCTCCTGGCCGGCGACGCCGCGCACCTGCACTCGCCGCTCGGCGCGCGGGGGATGAACCTCGGCATCGAGGACGCCTGGGCGCTGGCTGAGCTGGCCGCCAAGGGCCAACTCAACCGCTACGGCGCACTCCGCACGCCGGTCGACCACCGCGTGGTGAAGAAGATCGACCGCATCACCCACATTGTCCGCGGCGAGTCAGCCGCCACCCGCGCCGCCCGCCGGGTGATGGTCGCCCTGCTGGCCCACGTGCCGGCCGTCCAACGCGCCATGGTGCGGACGGTGATGGGGTTGGATCATGTGTTGGGGGTTTAG
- the rpsO gene encoding 30S ribosomal protein S15 — protein sequence MPLTTEQKHDLATEFGRTEGDTGSPEVQIAVLTNHIRQMTEHMKVHPKDHSSRRGLLRMVSRRRRHLDYVKRHNPQLYLDLLARLDIRK from the coding sequence ATGCCGTTGACGACTGAGCAGAAGCACGATCTGGCCACGGAATTTGGGCGCACCGAGGGCGACACTGGTTCGCCGGAGGTCCAGATTGCGGTTCTCACGAACCACATCCGCCAGATGACGGAGCACATGAAGGTGCACCCGAAGGACCACTCCAGCCGGCGTGGCCTGCTGCGGATGGTCAGCCGTCGTCGTCGTCACCTGGACTACGTCAAGCGGCACAACCCGCAGCTGTACCTCGACTTGCTCGCCCGCCTGGACATCCGCAAGTAG
- the pnp gene encoding polyribonucleotide nucleotidyltransferase translates to MKKIRVERQIGRHNFSIETGILAKQAAGAVLTQYGETISFTACATGPARPGLDFFPLTCDYRERHAAAGKFPGGFLKREGRPTTKETLTSRLMDRPIRPMFTEGFKDEVQVQSMVLASDRQQDGDILSMNGASAALAISPMPFLGPLGSIRIGKVNGELIAFPTAEELEHSTLDLIVSGTKDAILMIEGFAREMPEDEMIEALMTAHKYVGELCDMQEELISLVQPEKMDFQTPESDGLAEKLAAWHDKLKAAKQTEGKAARSEAVKAVKDEALAELIPDPDADGAFTVASFKHEFHELEGKVVRESILEGKRPDGRSGGDLRGLYCEVDLLPRVHGSALFQRGETQALVTVTLGTGRDEQRVDGLFEEYSKRFMLDYNFPSYSVGEVRPIRGPGRREIGHGMLAERSVGPILPDHDEFPYTIRLISDIMESNGSSSMASVCGATLALMASGVPITNPVAGISVGLVKEGDKFTLLTDILGDEDHFGDMDFKIAGTQNGITGIQLDLKIMGISEEIIRATLAQSREARIEILKSMLTAIPRPRAATAASAPRLVRTSINPEKIGLLIGPGGKNIRGIQEDCGVTIDVEEDGTVTIAGPDEDSVRNGLNRVDAVTASVQVGRIYDGKVTSIKDFGAFVEILPGKDGLCHISELSNEYVGSVADICKVGDRMKVKVIAVDEQDRVKLSRKAAMAEAEGPAEEPAEA, encoded by the coding sequence TTGAAGAAAATCAGAGTTGAACGTCAGATCGGCCGCCACAACTTCAGCATCGAGACCGGCATCCTCGCCAAGCAGGCCGCCGGAGCCGTGCTGACCCAGTACGGCGAGACCATCTCCTTCACCGCCTGCGCCACCGGCCCGGCGCGGCCCGGCCTCGACTTCTTCCCGCTCACGTGCGACTACCGCGAGCGGCACGCGGCGGCCGGCAAGTTCCCCGGCGGCTTCCTCAAGCGGGAAGGCCGACCCACCACCAAAGAGACCCTCACCTCGCGGCTGATGGACCGCCCCATCCGCCCGATGTTCACCGAGGGCTTCAAGGACGAGGTGCAGGTCCAGAGCATGGTGCTCGCCAGCGACCGCCAGCAGGACGGCGACATCCTCAGCATGAACGGCGCCTCGGCCGCGTTGGCGATCTCGCCGATGCCGTTCCTCGGCCCGCTCGGCTCGATCCGGATCGGCAAGGTCAACGGCGAGCTGATCGCCTTCCCGACCGCCGAGGAGCTGGAGCACAGCACGCTCGACCTGATCGTCAGCGGCACCAAGGACGCCATCCTCATGATCGAGGGCTTCGCCCGCGAGATGCCTGAGGACGAGATGATCGAGGCCCTGATGACCGCCCACAAGTACGTGGGCGAGCTGTGCGACATGCAGGAGGAGCTCATCTCGCTGGTGCAGCCGGAGAAGATGGACTTCCAGACCCCCGAGTCCGACGGCCTGGCCGAGAAGCTGGCCGCCTGGCACGACAAGCTCAAGGCCGCCAAGCAGACCGAGGGCAAGGCCGCCCGCTCCGAGGCCGTCAAGGCGGTCAAGGACGAGGCCCTCGCCGAGCTGATCCCCGACCCGGACGCCGACGGCGCCTTCACCGTGGCCTCGTTCAAGCACGAGTTCCACGAGCTCGAGGGCAAGGTGGTCCGCGAGTCGATCCTTGAAGGCAAGCGCCCGGACGGCCGCTCCGGCGGCGACCTCCGCGGCCTGTACTGCGAGGTCGACCTGCTGCCCCGCGTGCACGGCTCGGCCCTGTTCCAGCGTGGCGAGACCCAGGCCCTGGTCACCGTGACCCTCGGCACCGGCCGTGACGAGCAGCGTGTCGACGGCCTGTTCGAGGAGTACAGCAAGCGGTTCATGCTGGACTACAACTTCCCGAGCTACTCGGTCGGCGAGGTCCGCCCGATCCGCGGCCCGGGTCGTCGCGAGATCGGCCACGGCATGCTGGCCGAGCGGAGCGTCGGGCCGATCCTGCCGGACCACGACGAGTTCCCCTACACCATCCGCCTGATCAGCGACATCATGGAGTCCAACGGCTCCAGCTCGATGGCGTCGGTCTGCGGGGCCACGCTCGCCCTGATGGCGTCCGGCGTGCCGATCACCAACCCGGTGGCGGGCATCTCGGTCGGCCTGGTGAAGGAGGGCGACAAGTTCACCCTGCTGACCGACATCCTCGGCGACGAGGACCACTTCGGCGACATGGACTTCAAGATCGCCGGCACCCAGAACGGCATCACCGGCATCCAGCTGGACCTCAAGATCATGGGCATCAGCGAGGAGATCATCCGCGCGACGCTGGCCCAGAGCCGCGAGGCCCGGATCGAGATCCTCAAGTCGATGCTGACCGCAATCCCGCGTCCGCGGGCGGCCACCGCGGCCAGCGCCCCGCGCCTGGTCCGGACCAGCATCAACCCCGAGAAGATCGGCCTCTTGATCGGCCCCGGCGGCAAGAACATCCGCGGCATCCAAGAGGACTGCGGCGTGACGATCGACGTCGAGGAGGACGGCACCGTCACGATCGCCGGCCCGGACGAGGACTCGGTCCGCAACGGCCTGAACCGCGTCGACGCGGTGACCGCCAGCGTGCAGGTCGGCCGCATCTACGACGGCAAGGTCACCAGCATCAAGGACTTCGGCGCGTTCGTCGAGATCCTGCCGGGCAAGGACGGCCTGTGCCACATCAGCGAGCTGTCCAATGAGTATGTTGGCAGCGTGGCCGACATCTGCAAGGTGGGCGACCGCATGAAGGTGAAGGTGATCGCCGTCGACGAGCAGGACCGCGTCAAGCTGAGCCGCAAGGCCGCCATGGCCGAGGCCGAGGGCCCCGCCGAAGAGCCGGCCGAGGCCTAA
- a CDS encoding two-component system sensor histidine kinase NtrB gives MKKPTSEETVKRLMDQYAEIARLAGGLAHEIKNPLSTIRLNMQLLAEDLLDRPEEELTPAERRAAKRVDAVQRECTRLQDLLDDFLNYAKVRRVALEPRNLNTEIADALDFFEPECEAAGVEIVPYLDPELPSVLLDREAFRGALMNLLLNAKQAMPDGGQLVVQTRGHGATASVYLTDSGCGMDDATAARMFEAFFSTKPGGSGLGLPTTAKIIEAHGGAIGVESELGRGTRISIDLPAVARLAQADEPAPPQEPGSSGPGAAASEEP, from the coding sequence ATGAAGAAGCCCACCAGCGAGGAGACTGTCAAGCGGCTGATGGACCAGTACGCGGAGATCGCGCGGCTGGCGGGCGGGCTGGCGCACGAGATCAAGAACCCGCTGTCGACGATCCGGCTCAACATGCAGCTGCTGGCCGAGGACCTCTTGGACCGGCCCGAGGAGGAGCTGACGCCCGCCGAGCGGCGGGCCGCCAAGCGGGTCGACGCGGTGCAGCGGGAGTGCACGCGGCTGCAGGACCTGCTGGACGACTTCCTCAACTACGCCAAGGTCCGCCGCGTGGCGCTGGAGCCGCGGAACCTCAACACCGAGATCGCCGACGCGCTCGACTTCTTCGAGCCGGAGTGCGAGGCCGCCGGGGTCGAGATCGTGCCGTACCTGGACCCGGAGCTCCCCAGCGTGCTATTGGACCGCGAGGCGTTCCGCGGCGCGCTGATGAACCTGCTCCTGAACGCCAAGCAGGCGATGCCCGACGGCGGGCAGCTGGTGGTGCAGACCCGCGGCCACGGCGCGACCGCCTCGGTCTACCTGACCGACAGCGGCTGCGGCATGGACGACGCCACCGCCGCCCGCATGTTCGAGGCCTTCTTCAGCACCAAGCCGGGCGGCAGCGGCCTGGGGCTGCCGACCACCGCCAAGATCATCGAGGCCCACGGCGGCGCGATCGGCGTCGAGAGCGAGCTGGGCCGCGGCACACGGATCTCGATCGATCTGCCGGCCGTTGCGCGGCTCGCCCAGGCCGACGAGCCGGCGCCACCCCAAGAGCCGGGGTCGTCAGGCCCCGGAGCAGCCGCGTCAGAAGAGCCCTGA